A window of Campylobacter pinnipediorum subsp. pinnipediorum contains these coding sequences:
- a CDS encoding cation:dicarboxylate symporter family transporter, translating to MLKIFTSLAFWVIFAIIAGIVVGIQFPDIGVGSKPGIDYFIKTLKLLIGPIIFLTIVSGIVGLESLKELGSIGLKSFIYFEIVSTLALSIGIFFGETIKPGHGMHLDWTKLDASSIDKYTHIDRDVGSMWSILKSAVPSDPISPFIYSNTLQVLFMALVVAIFLSFLNPTRKKQCLKPLEFIQHYVLKLLSFLMLFSPIAAFSAMAYLIGKFGIGSLLGMMELLAVMALSSLFFIFVVLGIICYFAKINIFKFMRFIAKEVLVVFATSSSETALGPLMQKLENAGINRGAVGLIIPTGYSFNLDCTNIYLSLSVIFLAQAFDVPLSFENLISVLIVLMITSKGAVGVTGSGFIVLAGTLAALPNTGIPVVAVSVLLGVDKFMSEMRAVGNLCGNAVGCAVISMWDKKVDLAKFKYALDNPKEFEFKV from the coding sequence ATGTTAAAGATTTTTACAAGTCTTGCTTTCTGGGTTATATTTGCTATTATAGCTGGTATTGTTGTTGGGATACAATTTCCTGACATAGGAGTTGGTAGCAAGCCTGGGATTGATTATTTTATAAAGACTCTAAAACTTCTTATAGGGCCAATTATATTTTTAACAATAGTTTCTGGGATAGTTGGTCTTGAGAGTTTAAAAGAGCTTGGTAGCATAGGCTTAAAGTCGTTTATATATTTTGAGATAGTAAGCACACTAGCTTTATCTATTGGTATATTTTTTGGAGAAACAATAAAGCCTGGACATGGTATGCATCTTGATTGGACAAAGCTTGATGCTAGTAGTATTGATAAATATACACATATAGATAGAGATGTTGGCTCTATGTGGTCTATATTAAAAAGTGCTGTTCCAAGCGATCCTATAAGTCCTTTTATATATTCAAATACTCTACAAGTGCTTTTTATGGCTCTTGTGGTTGCAATATTTTTGTCATTTTTAAACCCAACTCGTAAAAAACAATGTTTAAAACCTCTGGAATTTATACAACATTATGTCTTAAAACTACTTAGTTTTTTAATGCTTTTTAGCCCTATAGCTGCATTTTCTGCTATGGCGTATTTGATTGGAAAATTTGGCATAGGTTCTTTGCTTGGAATGATGGAATTGCTTGCTGTAATGGCATTATCTAGTTTGTTTTTTATATTTGTGGTTTTGGGTATTATATGCTATTTTGCTAAGATAAATATATTTAAATTTATGAGGTTTATTGCCAAAGAAGTTTTAGTTGTATTTGCAACTAGTTCAAGTGAAACAGCCTTAGGACCACTTATGCAAAAACTGGAGAATGCTGGTATAAATCGTGGTGCTGTAGGGCTTATAATACCTACTGGCTACTCTTTTAATTTAGATTGCACAAATATATATCTTAGCTTAAGTGTGATATTTTTGGCTCAAGCTTTTGATGTGCCTCTTAGTTTTGAAAACCTTATTAGTGTTCTCATCGTTTTAATGATAACAAGTAAAGGCGCAGTTGGAGTAACTGGATCTGGTTTTATTGTTTTGGCTGGAACACTTGCTGCTTTACCAAATACTGGTATACCTGTTGTTGCTGTTTCTGTTTTACTTGGTGTTGATAAATTTATGTCAGAAATGCGTGCTGTTGGAAATTTATGCGGTAATGCCGTTGGTTGTGCTGTCATATCCATGTGGGATAAAAAAGTCGATCTTGCAAAATTTAAGTATGCTCTTGATAATCCTAAGGAATTTGAGTTTAAAGTTTAA